Within Montipora foliosa isolate CH-2021 chromosome 3, ASM3666993v2, whole genome shotgun sequence, the genomic segment ACAGCAGACTGAAAAGCAAGAattcacataataataataataataataataataataataataataataataataataataatgataataataataataattaatgatgatgatcatgatgatgatgatgatgatgatgataatgacagcttattccaaaatgaccgccattttagaattcttttgtttgatagcaaattggcccttttggcctcgctttcaaacgtaaaattcaaaaggatATTTTACcgtgaacgaggccaaaagggccaatttgtcatcaaacaaaagaatactaaaatggtgtccattttggaataaggtgtatggacTCATGGCAACCGATCTgaacattttctttatttttcgaGGTGTGCTGACAAACTTTCCCAAGAGATCAGGGGTTTTTTCAACGAGTGAGCGTCTTTGCTAACTCACGTGCTCTATTTCTATTTATTTCTTGCCTCTGTTGAATTCAGTTCTAATTTACCTTGACTGTGCAGCAACAACCCTGACGCTGAAAAGTGCATGTAAAGAGGACAGAACGACAGCTGACACATTTCATTGCAACCGATGACAAAGGGACAACGTAATGCACGGCGTAGTTCatgcgaatttttttttatcacaattTGCGATCTTCATTTTTGAACCAACAATATAAAGAACGTCACCAGAACTTAAGCAAAATAGTAATGTTGCACCCCACTTAAGCAGAAATTAACGCTAAACGATGTCCAAGAAAAAAGATCGATAGGCACATCTAATTTACTTTCGGCTAACTTTGttttgggaggcgcggtggcctcatggttagagtgctcgactccggatcgagcagtccgggttcgggtcctggctggggacattgagttgtgttcttgggcaagacacttcacTCTCAcgatgcctctctccacccaggtgtataaatgggtaccggcgaaatactgggggtaaccctgcgatggactagcatcccttcaaagggggagtagaaatactcctagtcgcttcatgctaatgaaaccggagataagtgccggcctgatgagcctccTGGCTCTTAAGCAGAgactttttaaactttgtttttgagtttgaTTGACTCAACTTAGCACAATTTTATTCAAAAGGTGGTGAACAATCGTAGGTCTTTTTAGTGTTTGAATTTTACTGATATCGATTACTTATAGTGCGCGTGCGCTACAGCCGCCATTGAGGTGTCTATTTGCTGTAGTCCTCAGAGAATTAATTCTGTTGGTATGCAAAAAATTTTCTCAAGTGAGTGAATAGGATTTATATCAGTTTCCGCAACATTTCCAAGAAGCAACCATTCTCCAATATTTCTGGCCAGCGGTCATCATGTGAATGCCAGACCCAGTAACTGaaataggtaaaaaaaaaaaacaaaaatctaagATTCTGAAAgacttctgtttttttttttttttcagaaatcaaGCAGTCATATACTCGGAACAAGAAGCTATACTTCAATAGAAAAATACGTTTCTGTAATTGTGGTTGCTTCAGGATTAGGGTAGAAGGAAAGAAAACTGAAGAATATAAGTTGTGCACCCTCGAGTTGCTGATTTATCTTTTGCTTTGGATACTCAGGAAATATGAACAGAAGCGTGGACATCTtgaatttaaaattgaaaactgAGAAAACAGCGCGCTCGCGTTCGCGCCTTACTAGTTTTTCCCATTTTACGCTCTCGTTTTTAACATTGACCACTCCATAACTTTGAAGTTCTGCTATCCTACGTAGCTGGCGGGAAAATTGGAAGAGGTGCGTTGGTCCCCATTCTCCGGGCGGCTTCGCCTCTCGTTATTTGCCTCCTCCGCCAACAATCCTGCCAGTTACGGACACTAAAGTTTTGCTTTCAGTAAATCCCTCTTGAGTGTACGTTGTAGATGCACCGGTGCAATCAATAGCATTACATGGAATTGTTCAGAGCTCAGTTTGATCCAATATAATTCCCAATAATTTACTTACTGTCACATCTCACTGATTTAAAATACGTCTAATTCATTATCTTTGCCTTGGCAAAATGCGAGTCGAAACAATTTTGTGAGAATATTTGAAATTCCGGTAACGGTTTCATACTTTTACGTGAATAAAAAGTTTTTCGTCATTTacagttgttctttttttttttttaagtaattaACGTACTTTTTAACAGGGGCCTATGACTGAGCGAGCATTTTACAGATCAATCCAtctttagactaccttttccgctaAAACAAAGGCAGTTTCGGTTCGGTGACGCAATGACGTCAATTTAGTTTCTTGCCACTAGTCATCGGGCCCCTGCTGAAGTCTCATTCTTGAGAAATTCAAtcaaaaaataaatcggtccgtgaaaacgccgttacaggaatatagggcagttgttcgctcctagtcatagGCTCCTgtttttactaatttttatcCATTTGTTAATGTATTATTTTTTCTATATAATTATCGTAATTTGTCATGTTCCGGGATGTTCCGGAATGTTCCATGTTCCTGTTTTACTGACGCCCGTTCATTTTGGGGAGTTATTTGCATAAAGACAATGGatttcactgaagcatgatacagtacCAAGAATAAATAACTTGTATTAGTAtataacaagagaaaatgatgggacagagagggaggctcaaggcgttggccgggatatgttatgtccacgaaagttattttttagACGAGCGGTAGTCTTTGTTCTatcggaagtctgtcttctgagacgtccgcatgcagccttgcctcgctctcaggttcttagtgaaaagagaaaatgatggcgcgcgtggaaggctgatgaatatatattttctttcaaacatcgaaCCGAGGTTGGcttgcatgcggacgtctcggaagacttccgctagtctaaaaataactttcgtggacgtgacatatcccaagggcaggaccgggagcctccttctctgtcccctcattttctcttgtatatACGTACTAAAACAGTAGACAGCGTTGAAgacgcgctctgattggctaactccgaatatccttttttagtatatactataaaacagtggatagcgttgaactcgcgcgctgattggctactcaaactccggatatcctttgctattcacgccccgaaaatgttgtaatctttgcaggaataaatgagttaaaatcatctttttgtgctatattatctcactgtttgagtatatactaaaacaactattcacctcagtgtcggtggctagtgatggatatccaccactagccacctccacatTGGTGACTAGTTGCTAACTATTCATCTCCGAGCAACTTGGGTGGAATTTGCGCACGAAAATATTGCAGGATTAAattaaatgagttaaaatcatctttttgtgttaTATATTAGGGCCGTtaatacgagagaaaataagctgcggcttactctggcagcggcttacataagacccGAAcacctcgtataaatggtacaaaatctacgttcacggctttctcaagccgcggcttatcctgccctgggagtttatactcgtataaatagtttctttcgcgtattatgcacgccgcggccagagtaagcagtggcttattttctctcgtataaacggccctattatctcactgtttattatatactaaaacaactattaaCCTAGTGTCGGTGGCTAGGGGTAGataatatccaccactagccacctccacttcagtgaatagttgttttaaacgGCTTTTATGTAAAGAACGCCCCAAAACGTATCGCATTATGGCATGGCAGAAATAgcgaatagaccaatttcgacaaattaaaaacaagacatcatctcgaggctctagggaataaatataaggtttgtatgagtttatttcccagaacctcgagatgatgccttttgtttaggactgaattttaatatatcgaaattgggctattAACCTTCATCAAATGTGGATTTTAGCTTtcgcaaaaaaataaaacattgttgaataaaaatcaaaaggATAATTTCCACTCACGTCGACTGGCTAAAAAAACCTAGTGCAGTGCTCTTCGCCACTCGCCAACCAAACCAAGTGTAATTGTTATTTAGACCCGGCTGCGTTTAGGACGGGAAGAGATTGAAATCTCTTTCCGTTTGATTGTGTGGGAATGTTGCGATTGGCACAGCAATAAGTGGGCGATACACCGACTGACAAAGTTTTTAATACATACCAGCCCATTTCATTCCATTTGATGTAGTTCTCTGCCAAAACGTTTCTGGCTTGACCGACGCCAAGTTTTCTGGTATCCCAGTACTCATTAGCAAGGAGGTCAGGTTTCGAACATCAGAAAAGTACTCGGAAGGAATTACTTTCCAGCTGGCACCATGGTCGGTACTCCGGTGTATATTCATGCTGTGGTCCAATCCAAAGAGCTGCCCACTTTTTAGTTCCAGGGCAATAATACTCACGATAAACACATCAATATCTGGAAAGGCAGCATTCATGTTTTATTGAAAGGCAAAGAGCATTAAAAGGAAGGTGGACAATCCATAGAACCAAACCCGGTGTGGCCATCAAAAGGGTCAGTTGTGTGTCAATCAATTCGTAACTTCAACATCTTCGGCATACCCACCCCGAGCTCTTCACTACGTTTTGCGCAGGGTTGTGGAATATGTGACCCATGGTCTGAGAATTTCAGCCAGAAGTTTCAGATCTCCAATCATCTCTATTTTCAAGCACCCGAGTGGCCCAACAAACGCCATTGCGCGAAAAAGACGAATTTGAGGAGAGTAAATTGCATTTCAGTTGCAAGTCTCttacaaagaagaagaagaatcgAGTCGAAAGTATAAGTTTGCTTATAAATAATATTGCTTATAAATCTTGACGAGCTCAGTTTTTTGAGCTggggaatttgaaattttaacgAATGTACGGTCATGGATTAGAATCCCGTCCAAAGTTGGATTTTTTTCAGGCCTCCTTTGAACTAAGTTCACTCTTTCTTTTATAAGAAACGCGGTCTAATCTCGGGGCTGAGGCTgaatgtttttcttcttttttttatttgagtCTGTCTGTGAAATGTtcttaacatgttcttaatGTTGTGTGGCATACTGACTTCGACTACAAACTCATTTGTTCTTtagtgtatcatgcaataagaaaaccacacTGTTAATGTTAAAAAGCGTCCCTGAGTATTTGAGTGAATTGTCCTGTTAAAATCTACTCAGTTCccatttcttttacctttattttcCCTGCTAGAAAAGGTctattttcttttgcgttcactGCCCTGACGAATACGGGGAAAgacacctctgccatgggtcgaaactcactttgatcaaACCGCCGTCCACGACCTTGGACAGCACTGTTAAAAACACATGCTCTGTGATATGTTCACTGACTGTcacttgagcccactgtgtcttgcgcattcctttacagtaattccgctgttgttgaGTGAACCCACACAACAcgtgaagtatcacgtgaggattcggtcgcttaGTAACCGCCGCGCaggctcaacacagtgagtttcgacctaTGGCAAAGCTCGAGGTCTCTTTCCCTTActtgtcagcccagcgaacgcaaaaggaaagagacctCAGCTAGAAGGGAACCTTCATTTACGGtactcacaaaacaaaaacaaaaagcaaacgaGCGAAATAAAGACGTTTTTAATTGACTGTCAGCCTTGGTATGTTCTTGGTATGTCCTTACAAGTTTGTTCAGTAATCTCAGCCTGAACGTTCTAATAGAAAGGTTCTTATTGAAGAAGTGAGTGTATTCAAGTTGCTCGCTTCTACGATAATCATCTCACTTAGAGTGAAATTTGACGGTTCAATGAATGCAGGTGGGGTTGCCTGAAGAGGATCATTGAGAAGACCTTTCGAAGTGACCAGCACATTCTAGTTATGTAATAAAAGGGGAAATGAGCTCAAATTAATATTTCTGTCACCTTGCCATTCCTGTCCATCACACGAGAAAAAACAACTGCTCTCTGTTCTAAAAATGAGGGAAAAATCCATTACATTGGAACTCAGAAGATTCCTGAAATTCAAACCAAGCTGCAGAAGAATGCCTACCTTAGCTCTGTGTACATACAGACAAAGAGACATCCAGAGTCTGGATCCAAAAGTACAGTTCTCCTGGAGTACCCTGGAAAACCTACGAATCAGGATATTAATTGAAATGTGAGTGCTACGCGACCAACGTTCGTAAATTAAAAAACGCGTCCTTCTCAATCACAAGCTCCTTGCCGTGAAATAACACGTTGAATAAGGGTTTTCTAACAGAAGGAACTTCGCTACTATCATTTCAGtacaaattgactttaaaaggtAACTGAGAGAATTCGTTAAAATTAtgtccaattttaagccttttagctttgatttaACGAACCAGtcattagccatcaaaaactgataaattcaaAGTTGCTGTATCATTGCACAGAGCTTACCTAATATATTGCATCGGACACAAACtgattttcagagatagctcattgtGCAACGCACTTTCAATccagtactttattcttggtTCAAGACTGATTTGAAGACGATAGCCTTGTCAGTGAGTGTGctaaataataattactaatgaagcaaaaaaaggaaacaaagctCCCCATATACTAGTACCCACGGCTTATTCCCGTCTGATTTTGTAGCTCAGTAATCCGGGGGTCGTGGATTCAATTACcacagagtttttctctgtccttgtgtgggacCATTTGaaacaatcaaacaaacaatcCATTACAAGGGTTTACGCTTAGGTGGATTACTCCAGAGATACGAGCCTGcaaggcccaccaggccggcgcttatctccggtttctgtagcatgaagcgactgctagtccatcgcagggttacccccagcattaaattcaccggccgtgagagtaaagtgtcttgcccaagaacacaacacaatgtctccggccaggacccaaacccggaccactcgatctggagtcgAGAGCACTGACCATGAgaccaccgcgcctcccacaaggAGGATTACCGCATGGGAATAAAGATGGCACTTAAGAATTACACTGTAAACGAGTTTTTTGTTGAAATGTGAGCGTCacacggctaacgtttgtaAAAGAAACTTTCGCTCACTTTGTAacgttttgtgtttgttttttttgtttgtttgtttgtttgtttgtttgtttgtctgtgttttatttttaaccACTTTCAGTTATATTTTCAAGTCGCTGGGCAGTTCTACAGGTTAAACTTCCAATGAATTATGCTGGAGATGTAAGTTCCCAAGCATGCAGAAGGTATGATATAAGTGAATCTGAACCTTGAAGGCAATTTTATAATTAAATGGATGTGTTTTCAACTTGAACATTGGTATTGGTTTCATTTTGAAGCTTCTTTCTCCTCTTCGTTTGTTTTTAtcttttgcgaaaaacctgtTGGGCTATAGCTACTAGCAACAAACTTACCATCATACGGAGGCATTGGCTCAGCCATACACCCATAAAGCTCTGCGCGCATAACTCGGACGCTCTGGGCCGAGGTTGGAATAAATCGAATATAACGAGCTTTCACTGGTTCAAGAAGTTTAACCACGACTGTATACTTCGCTTCATACTTATCCTTTGGACCCTTCAGCTCCTTATAAGAAATGCAAGccaaaattcatttttgaaTAATCATTGAATGTCATCACTGTAAAAATGGCTTAATcatgttttaaatttttaccTATTTCGTAGCCATAGTATGCTTACCTCGACTCGTATTTTATTGGTTCGATTAAAGGACATTGCATTAATTACGTCATTAAGGTGTaaagttaactttatttttagtGGTATTTTTTCTAATTCTTCATCCTACTCTCTATGCAACTTAACGTTAACCAGGTAATaacttttaaacaacacaaatcCAAGCTTCGTGGCGAAAAAAATGTTTATCGAGTACACATTATTTAAGTTataacaacagagataaactttgaaagaCTGTTAGGCTGAACAATTTTCAAAATCCCAATTGCAATTCATTTTAATCatcttcaattttgcccatcccttcCCTGcttccttttgtatttgctgttttattcaaaccttccatcaatattttaatttaattagtgCTTCATTCCAGTCGGTGAATTTGGCTAACTTTCGTGATACATCCCAAAATGATTGACGTGAGAAATATCGCGGCACTTTTTCACCattgaaaaacagaaagaaaaaccaaTCGTAACTTGTAAGTTCTTATTTTCCGGCGTTTTGCACAAGTTACATGAAACTGACTCAAATTTTCGACTTGGTTCACCGAAATATCGACTGCGCCCGTTGCGAATTTTAAGTGCATGGtcaattgttttgttgttgaaatcaaaattaactattattccatgagcacgcgttggatatgagatggcaaATAGCCAAAGAGGCGCGTgacgccgagttggctataatcagtctctcatatccaacaagcgcaaatggaataagtgtttttattaaattttcattcatttctgaACCCTTGGACACTtacaaattaaagccaatcactttccagcttggcaacacttgactcAATCAAACTTTCCATCTTAGATTATACCGAGATtaagtgagccaatcagaaagctacaAACGCAAAATCCGATCGAGGTCGGATTTTTAATATAATAGAGACGTTTAGATCCAAGTTTACGGCTGAGCTCAAACTGCTGGACTAGCGCTTGACGTTTTCAACGGCGGAGGATATTCATTTGCCTCAGCTCTTTATGGCGTGGAAGTTACGTGATCCAACTTAGGAACGGGACAAATATAGAAAACAactttttatctttcatttcATGAGAACTAAAGAATCAAAAGAGCagtggttttatttttttcattgactGAAACATCACCGCTGAGCATAGaggaaattcaatatggcggcctctGCAGCGTTGTATTCGTTTACTTGAATCTAAATGCACGAACTATCACAACTTCTAACACCAAACCACAAACCTCAAACCGCAGTggatctaaaggtctctaatgaTCAAATATACCCACCTTGGTTTTTCCATTTTCACTGTACTCAATCCAGTCGATGCTGTTATTGCTGAATTTAAGTTTAAAAGTCTTTACGAAAAATGTAATCATACCAGCAGACCCCTGGGTGGCAACCCTTGTTACTTTTCTCAAGGAGCCAAAATCAACCTGAAACAGGAATTAAATGTATGTAATGTAAATTATTTTAccacacataacatgagaattttattccataaagctcattttaacatgtggaaaaggcttatacagccaatcagaatggcgtacagctatttcacatgtggaagtataaccaatcaacgatagcgtaaaggcgtttccatgccaatcactcgtgcatctcgtgcatctcgtgcaaatcgctaattctcgtcttatgtgtaataaacagttcacggcATAGAAAGTgatttgtacggggttttattcactcgttgtttgtgtcaaaaaccctcactcgctcgttcctcgctcgttcgggtttttgacacaaacaactcgtgaataaaaccccgtacgccgcactttctatgacgtaaactatatatagcATATCGCCAAGCTTCCTTGGTGTTTATCGGTGATCGGTAAAAATTATTTCACTTGACGTTCAAGGTAGACTGGACTGGAATGGATCTGTCGGACCAATCCCCTTATAAACAGGTTTAAATTGCCTTCAGTCTTTTGCTTTAGTTTGCGTGAAAGGAGTTTATAAGCGCTTTATTCacaactgcaattaaataactgCTAAGTAAAAAAATGAATATTGTAGTTTCTTCACAGCTTACATGCACAGTGACCACGGAAGTTTAGTAATCAGTCTGCACGGACACACTTTTACTCTTTCAGTCTGCGGCATTCAACTTCATAATAATACTTGTGTCGTATAGTGTAAAACCAATAATCTCCAAGTCACGGTCTTAAAAAAGTTGATTTACCTGAAGATAATCCACTCTCCCCAGTGCATCTTGCCAGGCCTGCCAGCCATACGGGAATTTTCCAATAACCTTGTTTAGACGGATGTCCGTTGGATTGGATCGGTTGGTACCTTGAGTTAGAGCTTCATCGGGTATGTAACCGGATTCCAGCCCAAGTGGATCGATACAGTTCACTAGGATGAGAAGCATTGCATGGCTTAATCTGCGAGCAGGCTTTTCACGGATCGGGCAAGCGATTTCATAGGGCAAGACTTTCAGTCAGCTGAcatctttcttttttgcttgACAGACGCAAAGGGAGCGTGCTCGGCGCTATGCATCAATTTATTTGCCTTCTCTCAATCTTTACAAACATCAGGAAACCAATTGTTAGATGCTACCCAGTCTACAGTAATTCTATGAGTGACTGTAATTGACAACTAGGGTCCCATGCAAAGGAGGGGAATTTGAAGCCCATTTCCAGTCTAGGACCAGTCAGAGGTTTTTGAATAGTGTTGCGAAAAATGGTACCAAAGAAGGTTGAAACTCGAGAAGCTCCTGTCACACTCAGTCTTCCCTCCCACATTTGTGGAGcacatttttcattttgcgcACCTCTTTGGTTGCGTGCGTTACGTTTATTAGAGTAAGCTAAAAAGGGATTGCCGGtaaattagcttttaaacaTACCGGGCGCGCCTGCAATTTTGCAGCCGTACATCTCAAAGCGCATGCAAATCAGGTTCTCCCAGTCCAGCggtcgcagtcggagactgttAGCCTCGATCTCGTTAATCAGTAGATGAAAAACTGGAGTGAATTGGTCTGAGTTCCCAGTAAATTCCTACCGAGAACGAAAAAAGACATGAAAAATTAATAGCATTGCCGATATAAAGTCAGACGTGCTTATGAAAAGACCGTCTTTGACTAGAAACGATTGTCCAATCGGCTACCCTTCACTTTAAAATCTGTAACTGACAAGAACTCTCTTTTAAGGAGATAGCTAGTGCACAACATTCGAAACACAACAATTCTTTATCAGTGACACGTAAATTATATCCCGTGTGTCATGCATGACTGATGCGATTTAATTTGACCCTAAATTTTACCATTTCGAAACTGCAAGAAAGCCCTCTTGGAAAAAGGGAGCTAGTCCCACCTCCTTGCAATTGAATTGAAAGCTTGCTCGCAGTTTTGCATTCGTTACTTAAAAAAACCAATCTATGTCTGACAATCAACAATTGCTGTTACCTTTACAAAGCCATGTTCCGTGTA encodes:
- the LOC137994535 gene encoding uncharacterized protein; this translates as MEFKNIYIAFILSRLYESVLSQAHQMKRRSSNGEPRLNLKVRHSIGNSLDMMYGSDYDYGFTVSHDSDSRADALGVRVIWMLTPFVKFKKVTSFQFMGKYRVEQKDDSVTFKIDEIPWMAEANFTFKVIFDSQRSLNNGKHFIVTPVQLLYYKEYSENPPGHVITKGVPYSTPLETLSIEVEIPGCSGTLGMASGEIKDYQLTASSSYAETRPTQARPSDSSDAWCASTENTQQYIQVDFTRKTHVNGFKTYGRSQKAHWVKKYVIQYSTDEETWHNYTEHGFVKEFTGNSDQFTPVFHLLINEIEANSLRLRPLDWENLICMRFEMYGCKIAGAPVNCIDPLGLESGYIPDEALTQGTNRSNPTDIRLNKVIGKFPYGWQAWQDALGRVDYLQVDFGSLRKVTRVATQGSAGMITFFVKTFKLKFSNNSIDWIEYSENGKTKELKGPKDKYEAKYTVVVKLLEPVKARYIRFIPTSAQSVRVMRAELYGCMAEPMPPYDGFPGYSRRTVLLDPDSGCLFVCMYTELRTESSCFFSCDGQEWQDIDVFIVSIIALELKSGQLFGLDHSMNIHRSTDHGASWKVIPSEYFSDVRNLTSLLMSTGIPENLASVKPETFWQRTTSNGMKWAVTGSGIHMMTAGQKYWRMVASWKCCGN